The sequence GCTCCGCAGGTCGGCAAGCATGGGGTACCAGACGTAGCCGGGGCCGTGGCTGAGGATCCCGCCGAAGAGGGCGATGAACCAGCCGCGGAGCCGTGAACCTTTGCCGAGATGTTTCGCGATGCTCTTGGGTTTGAGGAAGGTGTTGAGCAGGGCGGTGAGGAAAAAGACGACCAGCAGGACGGGAAGAATCTTCATGAGGATCCCCAGGCTCTCCTCCGCCGCCGTCAGGGTTTTGTCCGGAGCGAACAGGGCGGCCGCGCCGTAGACCAGGAGGGTGACGGCGAGCAGGATGCAGCCGTTGCATTTCAGTGCGGGGGCCGGCGCTTTTTTCATGAGAGCCCCTGCAGCGTCAAGGCCGTGGCGAAGCCGATCAGCATCGCGAAAAGGAAACTGAGTAGGTTGCGGACAAGGGTGAAACGCGCTCCGAAGAGGGAGGCTTCGAGCGGCAGCTGTATGATCCCGAGCGTCACCCACGCGAGGATAAAGGCGGTGACGGCATAGAGGGAGATCCCCTGGCCGAGCAGCTCACCGCCGATGATATAGCTGATGACGGGCTGGCCGATGGAGATCCCGCCGATGACGGTCCCGATAAGGGTGTCAAGGAGGGGGGAGCCGCTGAAGAGGGTGCGAAGCATCTCCGGGGAGACAAAGGCCTGGAAGAGGCCGACCAGCCCGATCACGGCGAGGAGCATCGGCGTCATGGCGGCGAGGGAGCGCAGGGCTTTGACAAAGGCCTCTTTGGTGCGGGAGTTCTCTTTCATAAAGACGATTGTAGCGAAACCCCTTGCCGAAAGGGGGTCACGACTGCTCTTTTTCTCGGCGGGCGATCTCGTCGATGTTGAGGCGGACGAAGCGGTAGCTGACATAGATGATCAGCGGCCAGGAGGCGAACCAGATCAGTGAGGATGTGTAGTCCATTGCGGGCTCCTTAATAGTTGTGCGCATCGGGCGCGGTGATCTCTTCTTCGGTGATCTTGACCCGGTCCATCTGCCGCCATGCGTAGGCGATGTAGGCGAGGACAAAGGGCACCATCAGCGAGACGTAGCTCATCACGGTCAGCGTATAGAGGCTGCCCGAGGCATTCTCGATCGTGAGCGAGTGCTGGAGGTCGTGCGTCGAGGGGTAGAAGGCCGTGCCGTTGAAGCCGACGGCGAGCAGCACCGCCATAACGGTGAGCACGATTCCGACCCCGTTGGTCCAGGCGCAGCAGCTCTTGCCGCGGAAGACCGTGTTGAAGACCGAGAGCAGGACCATGACGACCCCGGCGAGGAACATGATGCCCACAACCGGCATCTCGATGAAGTTCCAGAAGTATTTGTTCGGCACCATCGAGACCGCTTTGGTGGCGGCATCGTAGGCAAAACCGTCCTTGAGGAAGATCCACGCGACGAAGCCGAGGAAAAAAGGCAGGAACCAGACGATGTTGCGTTTGATCATCGTTCGGGCCTTGGCCTCGATCGGGGCATGGTCGATGCTCGAGATGAAATACATCCCGGCCGCGATGCGCACAAGGAAGAGCAGTGCGAATCCGAGCAGGTAGTTCATCGGGTTCAGCAACGCTTCGAGGCCCCTGGAAGCCCCCTGCCAGTGGACGAAGTTATTGTCATCGAGGGCGAAATCCGCACCGCTGAAGAAGGTGCTGATGGCGATGCCGAGCAGCACGACGCCGAGGCTGCCGTTGATGTACAAGAAGGCCTCGTAGGTCTTCTGCCCCAGGACGTTGTCGGGCTTCTTGCGGTACTCGTAGCTGACTGCCTGGATGATAAAACAGAAGAGGATGACCATCCAGACCCAGTACGCCCCGCCGAAACTCGTGGCATAAAAGAGGGGGAATGCGGCAAAGAGCGCCCCGCCGAAAAGGACCAGGGTCGTAAAGCCGAGCTCCCATTTGCGCCCCAGGGAGTTGACGAGCATCGTCTTCTCCGTTTCGTTGTCGCTGAGCTGATTCAGCAGGGTCTGTCCCCCCTGGATAAACATGATATAGACAAAGAGTCCGCCCAGCAGGCTGATGATGATCCACCAGTACTGCTGCAATTGTAAAAAGGTGAGTGCTTCAAACATCAGTGATCTCCTCCGTCGGGTCCGATTTTGATCTGGCGGAGCATGATCTTTATCTCCGCGACGAGCAGCGCCGTAAAGAGCGCTGCGAACATCCAGAAGGTCGTCTGGACGCTGCTGCTCGAGATGTCCGTCATCGCGATGCCGACGGGCAGCAGATCCTGCACGGCCCAGGGCTGGCGGCCGACCTCGGCGACGATCCAGCCCGCCTCGGCGGCGATGTAGCCCAGCGGGATCGACCAGATGGCGAGCCAAAGGAGTTTGCGGAAGCGGGTGATCTCGTTGGCCATCGTCAGGTAGAGCAGGGCGAGGAACAGGAGAATGAACCAGCTCCCCAGCCCGACCATGACGTGGAAGCTGTAGAAGGTCAGGGCGATCGGCGGGACGATATCCTCGGGTTTTTCGAGGTAGCCGTAGCCGAAATCGGCGATGTTGGCTTCGATGACGCCGCGCGCCTCTGCGGCAGCGGTGTCATCGCCCGCTTTCACGGCCGCTTTGTACTCCTTGAAGGCCGCCACAGCCGTTTTGCCGCGGTCGATCCGCGCCTGTGCCGGTTCGATGCCGTGCTTCTCGTTGCCGTAGACGAGGTCGTCCAGCCCCGGCACGAAGGCGTCGATATCGTGGTAGCCCAGGAAGGAGAGGGCGTAGGGGATCTCGATATCGCCGTAGAACTCATGGCGGTCGTCGCCGAGCTGCTTGTCGGGGTTGAGGATACCGAAGGCGATGATGCCCGCGCGGGTCTCGCCTTTGTAGAGCCCCTCCATCGCGGCCAGTTTTACCGGCTGTTTCTGCGCGACGTTGTAGGCGCTCTCATCGCCGCTGAGCGCGAGGAAGAGCGATACGAGCAGGCCGAAGGAGGCGCCGACGACCATGCTGCGCTTGGCGATCAGAACGTCACGGTTTTTCAGCAGGTACCAGCCGGAGATCCCGACGACGAAGAGGCCGGCGATGACGTAGCCGCTGCTGATGGTGTGCAGGAACTTCGACATGGCCACCGGGGAGAGAACGACGTCCCAGAAGGAGACCATCTCGTTACGGGCGGTGTCGGGGTTGAAGGCCATGCCGACGGGGTACTGCATCCAGCCGTTGGCGACGAGGATCCAGAGCGCGGAGAGGTTCGAGCCGATCGCGACGAGCCAGGTGGAGAGGAGGTGAAAGCCTTTGCTCACCTTGTCCCAGCCGAAGAACATGACGGCGAAGAAGGTCGACTCCATGAAGAAGGCGAGGATCCCCTCTACCGCCAGCGGTGCGCCGAAGATGTCGCCGACGAACCAGGAGTAGTTGGCCCAGTTGGTCCCGAACTCGAACTCCATGATCAGCCCCGTGGCGACGCCGACGGCGAAGTTGATGGCGAAGAGCGTCATCCAGAACTTCGTCGCCCGCTTCCACTGCGGGTCGTTGGTGCGGACATAGAGGGTCTCCATGATCGCGACGATAAAGGAGAGCCCCAGCGTCAGCGGGACGAACAGGAAGTGGTAGATCGCCGTCAGGGCAAACTGGGCCCGTGCCCAGTCAACGCTTGCGGCCGTTTCATACAGCATTATTTTTCCTTTGATTTTATTTCATAAACTAAAAGGGACCCTATCCCTTTTGCCGCGGGATGAACCAAGTCCATCCCGCTTTCGCTCGCCGCTAAGGCGCTGAAGCACAAAGAAGCTGTCGGCTTCTTCGTGGAGCACCATGGGCGCGTGGATCTATCGAAAATGGATTTTACGATGCATCAATGCCCGATTTTCGGCATGCCTTGCCTCTTGAT is a genomic window of Sulfurimonas sp. HSL1-2 containing:
- a CDS encoding permease, translated to MKKAPAPALKCNGCILLAVTLLVYGAAALFAPDKTLTAAEESLGILMKILPVLLVVFFLTALLNTFLKPKSIAKHLGKGSRLRGWFIALFGGILSHGPGYVWYPMLADLRSQGARDSLIVAFFYARAIKLPWLPVMISYFGIGFTLVLSFYILLGAWLQGLIADKLLAKNEA
- a CDS encoding permease — translated: MKENSRTKEAFVKALRSLAAMTPMLLAVIGLVGLFQAFVSPEMLRTLFSGSPLLDTLIGTVIGGISIGQPVISYIIGGELLGQGISLYAVTAFILAWVTLGIIQLPLEASLFGARFTLVRNLLSFLFAMLIGFATALTLQGLS
- the cydB gene encoding cytochrome d ubiquinol oxidase subunit II: MFEALTFLQLQQYWWIIISLLGGLFVYIMFIQGGQTLLNQLSDNETEKTMLVNSLGRKWELGFTTLVLFGGALFAAFPLFYATSFGGAYWVWMVILFCFIIQAVSYEYRKKPDNVLGQKTYEAFLYINGSLGVVLLGIAISTFFSGADFALDDNNFVHWQGASRGLEALLNPMNYLLGFALLFLVRIAAGMYFISSIDHAPIEAKARTMIKRNIVWFLPFFLGFVAWIFLKDGFAYDAATKAVSMVPNKYFWNFIEMPVVGIMFLAGVVMVLLSVFNTVFRGKSCCAWTNGVGIVLTVMAVLLAVGFNGTAFYPSTHDLQHSLTIENASGSLYTLTVMSYVSLMVPFVLAYIAYAWRQMDRVKITEEEITAPDAHNY
- a CDS encoding cytochrome ubiquinol oxidase subunit I, which gives rise to MLYETAASVDWARAQFALTAIYHFLFVPLTLGLSFIVAIMETLYVRTNDPQWKRATKFWMTLFAINFAVGVATGLIMEFEFGTNWANYSWFVGDIFGAPLAVEGILAFFMESTFFAVMFFGWDKVSKGFHLLSTWLVAIGSNLSALWILVANGWMQYPVGMAFNPDTARNEMVSFWDVVLSPVAMSKFLHTISSGYVIAGLFVVGISGWYLLKNRDVLIAKRSMVVGASFGLLVSLFLALSGDESAYNVAQKQPVKLAAMEGLYKGETRAGIIAFGILNPDKQLGDDRHEFYGDIEIPYALSFLGYHDIDAFVPGLDDLVYGNEKHGIEPAQARIDRGKTAVAAFKEYKAAVKAGDDTAAAEARGVIEANIADFGYGYLEKPEDIVPPIALTFYSFHVMVGLGSWFILLFLALLYLTMANEITRFRKLLWLAIWSIPLGYIAAEAGWIVAEVGRQPWAVQDLLPVGIAMTDISSSSVQTTFWMFAALFTALLVAEIKIMLRQIKIGPDGGDH